Below is a genomic region from Echinicola rosea.
GCCCAGAATTACCTGTATGCCCAAAACCATCTTAATGAAAAGGACATCCAAAAATACCTCTATCATGACCTTGGATTCAGTGGAGCACATATAGCGGATTTTGACCTTAGTGTGAACGAAAGCAAAGGTATTCCCATGGTGGTGTTGAACCATGAGACATTCTTGCAGCAGTTTTACCAATCCACTAGTAAACGAATGATCATTACCCCGCAGTTTCAGATGGTAACCAGTGACCTGCTTAGCAACCGGTTTATGAAGTGGGAAGAGCAGTTGGAGGTCGTGAGTGAGGAGACCGTAACGCTCGAAAGTGACAAGAAAGATGTGAAGTTGTCGGAAGACTTTTTCGATTATACCAAAGAGGTTCGGTTTGTGGACAACATCCTAACGATAGCTCGAAAAGTGGATTTTCATTTTCCAATATCCATCGAACAGGATGTATTGGAGAAGACCCTCAAACAAATAGAAAAACTAGATAATCAACCAATATTTTTAAGAAAATGAACTACTCTACCAAGCGTCATGGATGGGCCATTTTGGCATTGGCCATCGCAATCCTATTTACCTCTACGGGTTTTAGCCAAGAGATCAAGTTGGGAAAATACAGTCAAGAAGAGCTTGATATGATTTCCTGTAGTTTTGAACCTGAAGCTCCGGCCATAGTGCTGGGAGAGCAAGGTGTTAGCTATTTTTCGCGATCCCATTTGGTCACGGAGATCAAAAGAAGGATCAAGGTGTTTGATAGCGAAAAAGCCAAGGACCAGGCAGATATTACCATTCGCTACTATGTCGGCGAAGATGGTGACATGGAAAATATCAGTGGCCTGAAGGCTCAGGTAATGAATTATGTAAACGGTAAAGAGGAAACCACCAAGCTGTCAAAAAGTGATTTTTATGATTCCGATGCCGGTAACAACTACAAAGAAATCCGTTTTACTTTTCCAGAAGTAAAGGAGGGCTCTATTTTAGAATATGAGTACAAAGTGTACTCAAAATCCATCACCTTTATTGACGGTTGGAGTTTCCAAAATAATATTCCCACCGCCTTTTCCCGTTATAGAATCGACATTCCTGAACACCTTGACTACAGGTTTTTGGGACAGGGGGAAAACTTTGTTTTGGCCAATCAAAGCAAAGAAAGTAGGTATGGCGAAAATGAGTGGGTACTTACCAATCTCAGGTCTATAAAACCAGAGCCCTACATGAACAATTTTGTAGATTACCTGGATAAGATTGAGTTTCAACTGGCAGGTTATAAGGATTTTAGCAATAACGGACACTACGAATCCTATTTGGGATCATGGCAAAAGTTGGCAGACGAGCTTTTCAGTATTGACAATTTCAAGTCCTATTTTAGAAATAATGTAGCCAAAGACCTTCAAGAGATCGAGGTGGAAGGGGATAGTGATCTGGCCAAGGCTACCCATATTTACGAATATATAAAAGAGCATTATGGGCTGAATGATGAGAGGGGATTCGTGCCTAGCCAGTCTGCGAAGCGGCTTATGGATGGCAAAGTGGGTGGTCAGACGGATTTGAACTTGCTTTTTATGGCCATGTTACGGGCTCATGGAATCCAGGCGGATCCTTTGCTGATCAGTACCAAGGGCAATGGACGTTCGTATTTGGTGCAGTTTCCTTTTGTGACCCAGTTTAACAGACTGATCGTTCAGGTAATCATTGATGGTGAGCCTGTTTACGCTGATACTTCCGAGGAGCACATGCCCTTCGGTTATTTGCCGATGAACAGCCACGTGAAGGGTGGCTTTTTGGTGATGGAAAAAGACAGTGGCTTGATCAATGTGTCCCTGAACCATAAATCGGGACTGCAGCAGATGGTAGATGTCTCCTTTAAGGGAGATACGTTACACTATGACCATGCGGTGCGCTATTTGGATTATGATGCGGTGGATTTTCTGGAAGAAAATGAGGGCCTCGCTGTAGAGGATGTCGAAGCGTGGTTTGAGCTAGAGGAGAATAGTCAAGTGGATGATTTCAGC
It encodes:
- a CDS encoding DUF3857 domain-containing protein, translating into MNYSTKRHGWAILALAIAILFTSTGFSQEIKLGKYSQEELDMISCSFEPEAPAIVLGEQGVSYFSRSHLVTEIKRRIKVFDSEKAKDQADITIRYYVGEDGDMENISGLKAQVMNYVNGKEETTKLSKSDFYDSDAGNNYKEIRFTFPEVKEGSILEYEYKVYSKSITFIDGWSFQNNIPTAFSRYRIDIPEHLDYRFLGQGENFVLANQSKESRYGENEWVLTNLRSIKPEPYMNNFVDYLDKIEFQLAGYKDFSNNGHYESYLGSWQKLADELFSIDNFKSYFRNNVAKDLQEIEVEGDSDLAKATHIYEYIKEHYGLNDERGFVPSQSAKRLMDGKVGGQTDLNLLFMAMLRAHGIQADPLLISTKGNGRSYLVQFPFVTQFNRLIVQVIIDGEPVYADTSEEHMPFGYLPMNSHVKGGFLVMEKDSGLINVSLNHKSGLQQMVDVSFKGDTLHYDHAVRYLDYDAVDFLEENEGLAVEDVEAWFELEENSQVDDFSLEKSMNETLRVESKFDLYKTFDYSTEMLLVNPIVIARHRENPFKVDERNFPVDFNYLISDNYIATIHVPEGYVLDDYPEKLTISMPGGLAKFMYLPQEDKANKLLLINMKFDINSEIVHASEYQELKTFMEFLVNKLQEPVVLKKAALISEAE